In Gossypium raimondii isolate GPD5lz chromosome 12, ASM2569854v1, whole genome shotgun sequence, a single window of DNA contains:
- the LOC105763907 gene encoding phosphatidylinositol 4-kinase gamma 4 yields the protein MSSAGLAVVPVRNEPLTAPSHISPGSGHCESESICVYLAFSGSMIPMRILESDSIESLKLRIQTCKGFVVKNQKLVCGGRELARSNSLVRDYGVNDGNVLHLVLKLSDLQVINVKTSSGKEFTFHVRRGRGCDVVYVKQQIAKREKGFTDLDDQEVVFDGERLEDQRLIDDICKHNDAVLHLLVRKSAKVRAKPVAKNFELSIMAPKSEGKRDNDVGETNGGVQYEADRKFVPRKPPERDFILEPVIVNPKVQLSSVIVKMIKSTFDGLCSKKNPIRSMEGTGGAYFMQDSSGQKFVSVFKPIDEEPLAINNPRKLPMSSDGEGLKKGTRVGEGAFREVAAYILDHPRWTIYGNQKGFAGVPPTTLVKCLHNGFNNPDGSPKAKIGSLQMFVENRGSCEDMGPGSFPVEQVHKISVLDIRLANADRHAGNILLSKDKDGQTLLIPIDHGYCLPESFEDCTFDWLYWPQARQSYSSETLNYIKSLDAEKDIALLKYLGWDIPSKCARTLRISTMLLKKGAARGLTPYAIGSIMCRENLNEESLIEEIVQEAEESVLPNTSEAAFLKKLSQIMDCRLDEIAGSHIR from the exons ATGTCGTCAGCTGGTCTTGCTGTCGTTCCAGTTCGAAATGAACCTTTGACTGCTCCCAGTCATATAAGTCCTGGATCGGGTCATTGCGAAAGTGAATCGATTTGTGTGTATTTGGCTTTTTCTGGATCAATGATTCCGATGCGGATTCTGGAATCGGATTCTATTGAATCCTTGAAACTTCGGATTCAAACCTGTAAAGGTTTTGTTGTAAAGAATCAAAAGTTGGTTTGTGGAGGCCGGGAATTGGCAAGGAGCAATTCCCTTGTTCGTGACTATGGAGTCAACGACGGGAATGTTCTACACTTGGTTCTTAAGCTTTCCGATCTTCAGGTCATTAATGTTAAGACTTCGTCTGGGAAAGAATTTACATTTCATGTTCGACGAGGACGAGGATGTGATGTTGTTTATGTGAAACAGCAGATTGCTAAGAGAGAGAAAGGGTTTACTGATCTCGATGACCAGGAAGTTGTTTTTGATGGGGAGAGATTAGAGGATCAAAGGCTTATTGATGATATATGTAAGCATAATGATGCTGTATTGCATTTGTTGGTCCGGAAATCTGCCAAAGTTAGGGCTAAGCCTGTTGCCAAGAATTTCGAGTTGTCTATCATGGCACCAAAATCGGAAGGTAAGCGAGATAATGATGTTGGTGAGACGAACGGTGGAGTACAATATGAAGCTGATAGAAAGTTTGTACCAAGAAAACCTCCCGAGAGGGATTTTATATTGGAGCCTGTTATTGTTAATCCCAAAGTTCAATTGTCTTCAGTGATTGTCAAAATGATTAAGTCCACATTTGATGGATTATGTAGCAAGAAAAATCCAATCAGGTCTATGGAAGGTACTGGGGGAGCTTATTTCATGCAGGATTCATCGGGTCAAAAGTTTGTTTCTGTTTTTAAGCCTATTGATGAGGAGCCTTTAGCTATTAACAACCCTAGAAAACTACCAATGTCATCAGATGGTGAAGGGTTGAAAAAAGGTACAAGAGTTGGAGAAGGAGCGTTTAGGGAAGTTGCAGCTTATATTTTGGATCATCCACGATGGACGATATATGGCAATCAGAAGGGTTTTGCTGGGGTCCCTCCTACTACTTTGGTCAAGTGTTTGCATAATGGATTTAACAATCCTGATGGTTCACCAAAAGCCAAGATCGGGTCATTGCAGATGTTTGTGGAGAACCGTGGAAGTTGTGAGGATATGGGTCCTGGGTCTTTCCCGGTCGAGCAAGTACATAAAATCTCGGTGTTGGATATAAGATTGGCTAATGCAGATAGACATGCCGGAAACATTTTATTGAGCAAAGATAAAGATGGGCAAACATTGCTGATTCCAATTGATCATGGCTATTGCTTGCCTGAAAGT TTTGAAGATTGCACTTTTGACTGGCTGTATTGGCCTCAAGCTCGTCAATCGTACTCGTCTGAGACACTCAACTACATAAAATCCCTTGATGCTGAAAAAGATATTGCACTTTTGAAATACCTTGGGTGGGACATACCGTCTAAATGTGCACGTACCCTCCGCATCTCCACCATGCTTCTCAAAAAGGGTGCAGCGAGAGGGCTCACTCCTTATGCCATTGGAAGCATAATGTGCAGAGAGAACTTGAACGAGGAATCGCTGATTGAGGAAATCGTACAAGAGGCGGAGGAAAGTGTGCTTCCCAACACAAGTGAAGCTGCATTTCTCAAAAAACTATCCCAAATCATGGATTGTCGTCTTGATGAGATTGCTGGGTCACACATACGATAA
- the LOC105763908 gene encoding E3 ubiquitin-protein ligase SINAT3 isoform X1, producing the protein MESDSIDCMASSDVMDDDEIHHHQLSSSLSKTHSNNGNSNNSSLSSAVHPSTTSVHELLECPVCTNSMYPPIHQCHNGHTLCSTCKTRVHNRCPTCRQELGDIRCLALEKVAESLELPCKYMSLGCPEIFPYYSKLKHEALCNFRPYSCPYAGSECAVVGDIPFLVTHLRDDHKVDMHSGCTFNHRYVKSNPQEVENATWMLTVFHCFGQYFCLHFEAFQLGVAPVYMAFLRFMGDEIEARNYSYSLEVGGNGRKLIWEGTPRSIRDSHRKVRDSHDGLIIQRNMALFFSGGDRKELKLRVTGRIWKEQQNPEGGACIPNLCS; encoded by the exons ATGGAATCAGATAGTATTGATTGTATGGCATCATCGGATGTGATGGATGATGATGAGATCCATCATCATCAGTTATCTTCTTCATTGTCAAAGACCCACAGCAACAATGGGAACAGCAACAACAGTTCTTTGTCATCAGCTGTTCATCCAAGCACTACTAGTGTCCATGAACTCCTTGAATGCCCTGTTTGTACCAATTCTATGTACCCTCCTATTCACCAG TGCCACAATGGGCATACTCTCTGTTCAACTTGTAAAACGAGGGTACACAATCGATGCCCCACTTGTAGACAGGAGCTTGGTGATATTAGGTGTCTAGCACTAGAGAAGGTGGCTGAATCACTTGAATTGCCTTGCAAATATATGTCACTTGGATGCCCTGAGATCTTTCCCTACTATAGTAAACTCAAGCATGAGGCTCTATGCAACTTCAGGCCGTATAGCTGCCCATATGCTGGATCGGAATGTGCTGTTGTTGGTGATATTCCATTTCTTGTTACACATCTAAGGGATGACCACAAGGTGGACATGCATTCTGGATGCACGTTTAACCATCGATATGTGAAGTCTAATCCTCAAGAAGTAGAAAATGCAACATGGATGCTAACT GTATTTCATTGTTTTGGTCAATACTTCTGTCTCCATTTTGAAGCCTTTCAGCTCGGAGTGGCTCCTGTTTACATGGCATTCCTTCGTTTCATGGGCGATGAGATTGAAGCTCGCAACTACAGTTATAGCCTAGAAGTTGGAGGGAATGGTAGGAAACTCATTTGGGAAGGCACCCCGAGAAGCATAAGAGATAGCCACCGAAAGGTTCGGGATAGCCACGACGGCCTTATTATACAGCGTAACATGGCGCTTTTCTTCTCTGGAGGGGACAGGAAAGAGTTGAAACTGCGAGTAACGGGGCGGATATGGAAAGAACAACAAAACCCCGAAGGTGGTGCCTGTATACCCAACCTTTGTAGTTAA
- the LOC105763908 gene encoding E3 ubiquitin-protein ligase SINAT3 isoform X2, translating into MESDSIDCMASSDVMDDDEIHHHQLSSSLSKTHSNNGNSNNSSLSSAVHPSTTSVHELLECPVCTNSMYPPIHQCHNGHTLCSTCKTRVHNRCPTCRQELGDIRCLALEKVAESLELPCKYMSLGCPEIFPYYSKLKHEALCNFRPYSCPYAGSECAVVGDIPFLVTHLRDDHKVDMHSGCTFNHRYVKSNPQEVENATWMLTPFSSEWLLFTWHSFVSWAMRLKLATTVIA; encoded by the exons ATGGAATCAGATAGTATTGATTGTATGGCATCATCGGATGTGATGGATGATGATGAGATCCATCATCATCAGTTATCTTCTTCATTGTCAAAGACCCACAGCAACAATGGGAACAGCAACAACAGTTCTTTGTCATCAGCTGTTCATCCAAGCACTACTAGTGTCCATGAACTCCTTGAATGCCCTGTTTGTACCAATTCTATGTACCCTCCTATTCACCAG TGCCACAATGGGCATACTCTCTGTTCAACTTGTAAAACGAGGGTACACAATCGATGCCCCACTTGTAGACAGGAGCTTGGTGATATTAGGTGTCTAGCACTAGAGAAGGTGGCTGAATCACTTGAATTGCCTTGCAAATATATGTCACTTGGATGCCCTGAGATCTTTCCCTACTATAGTAAACTCAAGCATGAGGCTCTATGCAACTTCAGGCCGTATAGCTGCCCATATGCTGGATCGGAATGTGCTGTTGTTGGTGATATTCCATTTCTTGTTACACATCTAAGGGATGACCACAAGGTGGACATGCATTCTGGATGCACGTTTAACCATCGATATGTGAAGTCTAATCCTCAAGAAGTAGAAAATGCAACATGGATGCTAACT CCTTTCAGCTCGGAGTGGCTCCTGTTTACATGGCATTCCTTCGTTTCATGGGCGATGAGATTGAAGCTCGCAACTACAGTTATAGCCTAG